TCATTCGTTTTTACCTTTATACCCTGCCAGAGGTTGACGCATCCATGTAATTTCGTCCTGACGACTTGATGATAAAAATAGCGGGAAAGTCCAAGATAGTTTATAGTAACGTTAAAGCTAATATTGATTTAGTGTTAATAAAGGGAGTATCAGATATGTGGAAAAAATGGGTATCGATTGCAGTGATTGCTGTAATCATTTTTTTCCTTGTTCCTTATAGCCTTCCGCTCATTTTTGCTATGGTAACAGCAGTCATGCTCGAAGGAATGGTTCAATGGATCATCAAACGTTTTTCATTTAAGCGTGTTCAAGCTGTGATTGGTGTTTTTATCAGCTATGTGCTCTTCCTCGGTGTAATCGGGTATAATCTGGTCTCGATGATCGCTCATCAAGCAGTCTCCCTATCAGAACGAACTCCTACATTCGTCAGGGATATTTACAAGACGGCAATCCTTCCTATGATGGGCAAGTGGGAATTTTATTCTAAAAACTTCCCGGTGGAAGTCAGTGACCAGATCGAGACGACGATTGAATCGAATATTAATACGCTTGATTCTTTCTTACAGCAATTCATTGCCGGCACAATCAATTTATTGACGGCCATACCAGGATTCATGATTGAATTTCTGGTTTATCTTATAGCGTTATTCTTGTTCAGTCTTGAACTTCCTAATCTGAAAATGAAGCTGGAGTCTCATTTAAAGGAGCAAACCCAACAAAAGGTTTTCCTTGTTGGAAGCCAGTTAAACAAGGCAGGCATAGGTTTTTTAAAAGCTCAGGTAATCCTGAGCGCAGTCACCTTTATGATGGCTTTGGCAGGACTCAGCATTCTTGGTGTTAACTATACAGGACTGCTGTCATTATTGATTGTCATTGTGGATATCCTGCCAATTCTCGGAACCGGGTCTGTATTGGTGCCATGGGCTGTCATTGCGATTTTGCAGGATAATCATTTTTTGGGAATAGGATTGATCATTCTCTTCCTCGTTATCACTGTTGTCCGCAGGGTGATCGAGCCAAAAATTTATTCAACAAACCTTGGCATATCACCGCTTGCTTCCCTGGTCAGCATGTATATCGGACTCAAACTGTTCGGGCTTGCTGGTATTTTTATCGGTCCAATCATCGTAATTATCTATGACACTTTAAGAAAAGCGAATGTGATTCGCCTTAACTTCAAGATTTAATATTTAGGATGCTTTTTTGGATAGCAGAACATGATTAAGCATAAATTATGTTTGTTACCAAGAAGGAGGAACTCAGGAATGAATGTAGGCCGGGCAAAAGAAATCGTTGAGTCAGCAGAAATGATCAATGTAACGTATGATGGGAAGCCGATCATTATCCAGCATGTTGACGAGAAGAGTAAAATGGCAAGGATTTATTCAAAATCAGAACCGGAAGTAGAAAGAGACGTTCCAGTCTTGAATTTAATAGAGGAATAGAAAAACGGGAGAATTTTACGTCTCCCGTTTTTCTGTACTATAAAGCGGCAATGTGATCTTAAATTTGGTGCCTTCGTTCAGTTTGCTTTTTACGTCCATCGTACCGCCCATTTCTTGAATGATGTTATTGACGACCATCATCCCGAGGCCTGTGCCTTTTTCGGCTTTCGTTGAAAAGTAAGGTTCGCCGATTTTGGCTAATTGCTGTGGAGACATTCCGCATCCAGTATCCTCGATGGTTATCGATACATGGCTATTTGCCATCTCACGGCAGCTGATTACAAGGTCGCCGCCGTTTGGCATGGCTTCAATACCGTTCTTTATGATATTAAGTATACATTGATGGAACTTGGCAGCTTCACCAGAAATCTTCATTCCCGCCATTAAATCCTTTTTTACATTTACCGAAAAATGGTTGGCGTAAGGAATAATCAGTTCAAGCGCTTTCTCAATTTCTTCTTTTACAAAGATGGATGATGCCATTTTCGATTGTGGCTTTGCGAAATTCAGATAATCCTTGATGATTGTTTCTGCACGGTCGAGTTCATCAATTGCTGTATTCAAGTAATACAGTCTTTTTTTCTCATCAATGGTTGGATCCTTCAGCATTTGCAAAAAACCTCGTGTAACGGTTAGTGGATTACGGACTTCATGACTGACGCTCGCAGCCAACTGGGAAACGACTTCAATCTTATCGGACTTGATTACAGCATTATGTAAAAGGCGGTTTTGCAACATGATCTCAATATAATAAGTCACAATGTAAATTCCGCCGGTAAGGGTAAGAGCATATAAGAGCATAAATGCAAAATTTGACAGTTCTTCAAATACCGTCGCCTTCATCAGGAAGATGAGGATTGTATAGAATAGTGCGACCGTCACAACAGTAAGCAATTTTCTTGTCAACGGGAAAGATCTGAACTTGTTTGAAAGGTATGCGGTTAATACGCTGATTGTAAGCATGTTGAAAAAGTTGATCCAAATCCCGTTGCCGCCGAAGGGGATTCTTGCTACTACAACGATGATGAAAAGCATAGT
This portion of the Mesobacillus sp. S13 genome encodes:
- the ytvI gene encoding sporulation integral membrane protein YtvI; the encoded protein is MWKKWVSIAVIAVIIFFLVPYSLPLIFAMVTAVMLEGMVQWIIKRFSFKRVQAVIGVFISYVLFLGVIGYNLVSMIAHQAVSLSERTPTFVRDIYKTAILPMMGKWEFYSKNFPVEVSDQIETTIESNINTLDSFLQQFIAGTINLLTAIPGFMIEFLVYLIALFLFSLELPNLKMKLESHLKEQTQQKVFLVGSQLNKAGIGFLKAQVILSAVTFMMALAGLSILGVNYTGLLSLLIVIVDILPILGTGSVLVPWAVIAILQDNHFLGIGLIILFLVITVVRRVIEPKIYSTNLGISPLASLVSMYIGLKLFGLAGIFIGPIIVIIYDTLRKANVIRLNFKI
- a CDS encoding H-type small acid-soluble spore protein, with product MNVGRAKEIVESAEMINVTYDGKPIIIQHVDEKSKMARIYSKSEPEVERDVPVLNLIEE
- a CDS encoding sensor histidine kinase; its protein translation is MDQLTVLVLNLIFILFSTFVFQYIIIKKIPSLYKKYSKLFVITLGGFQILFCMSFTVVGSPDFIFDLRLIPVVLGGLYGGPVVSTMLFIIVVVARIPFGGNGIWINFFNMLTISVLTAYLSNKFRSFPLTRKLLTVVTVALFYTILIFLMKATVFEELSNFAFMLLYALTLTGGIYIVTYYIEIMLQNRLLHNAVIKSDKIEVVSQLAASVSHEVRNPLTVTRGFLQMLKDPTIDEKKRLYYLNTAIDELDRAETIIKDYLNFAKPQSKMASSIFVKEEIEKALELIIPYANHFSVNVKKDLMAGMKISGEAAKFHQCILNIIKNGIEAMPNGGDLVISCREMANSHVSITIEDTGCGMSPQQLAKIGEPYFSTKAEKGTGLGMMVVNNIIQEMGGTMDVKSKLNEGTKFKITLPLYSTEKRET